One window of Ziziphus jujuba cultivar Dongzao chromosome 5, ASM3175591v1 genomic DNA carries:
- the LOC132803765 gene encoding uncharacterized protein LOC132803765, with protein MEGSLDPEIEGKVPKIKEGAIESQVRRVENLITPIDFRWDEAKLQDLCDQEIVEAINRVKIYGSEIEDKLFWISTNNGFFSVKSCYNILTSNGASDKSIWKEIWTAKIHERIKMFLWRLAADVLPLKGTIFESTGKGDPSCSFCGFTKEMSSHLLVECPVARAMAFSSKWGLRLDSVASSNAQELVKWCMNPSHQLCSNLGRKDYTSLLLATFLYIIWELRNDKVYENRSSIAKASARWESMVEEFKLVALDKSAIALIARDDKSLVKVLAAKLIPSVRPDIAELKAIECAVTIAKESSWIEVDWLCNARLVVDQLNDSSEPSEWESWSLVKNLRDKLKDNNWTIS; from the exons ATGGAAGGATCCTTGGATCCCGAAATTGAAGGAAAAGTCCCTAAAATAAAAGAGGGAGCTATTGAATCCCAAGTCAGGAGAGTTGAGAACCTGATTACCCCTATCGATTTTAGATGGGACGAAGCCAAGTTGCAAGATTTGTGCGACCAAGAAATAGTGGAAGCCATCAATAGAGTTAAGATCTATGGATCAGAGATCGAAGATAAACTCTTTTGGATAAGCACCAACAACGGATTTTTTTCAGTTAAAAGTTGCTATAACATCCTCACTAGTAATGGAGCTTCTGATAAAAGTATATGGAAGGAGATATGGACAGCTAAAATCCACGAGAGAATCAAGATGTTTCTCTGGAGACTCGCTGCAGATGTTTTGCCTTTGAAGGGAACTATTTTTGAAAGCACTGGCAAGGGGGATCCAAGCTGCTCTTTCTGCGGTTTTACCAAAGAAATGTCTTCCCATCTTTTGGTAGAATGTCCAGTTGCAAGAGCAATGGCTTTCAGCAGTAAATGGGGACTTCGACTGGATTCTGTTGCCTCAAGTAATGCCCAGGAGCTGGTGAAGTGGTGTATGAATCCTTCTCATCAGCTGTGTTCAAACCTAGGAAGAAAAGACTACACTTCCCTATTGCTAGCCACTTTTCTTTACATTATATGGGAATTACGAAATGACAAGGTCTATGAAAACAGAAGCTCTATAGCCAAGGCTTCGGCTAGATGGGAATCGATGGTGGAGGAATTCAAGCTTGTGGCTCTAG ACAAATCAGCAATCGCTCTTATTGCTAGGGACGACAAGAGTTTAGTCAAAGTCCTCGCTGCCAAACTAATACCCTCAGTTAGACCCGATATTGCTGAGCTCAAAGCTATCGAATGTGCAGTAACTATTGCAAAGGAGTCTTCTTGGATAGAGGTGGATTGGCTCTGTAATGCCCGGTTGGTGGTGGATCAGCTTAATGACTCTTCCGAACCTAGCGAATGGGAGTCGTGGTCTTTGGTTAAAAATCTCAGAGACAAACTGAAGGACAACAACTGGACAATTTCTTAG